A region from the Nostoc sp. CENA543 genome encodes:
- a CDS encoding AAA family ATPase: protein MTETNRDQQLSRIVLKGFKSIAKCDLELSRVNILIGANGAGKSNFIGFFRMVGQLLEENLQVFVSRQGSPDAILHFGRKTTEQLEFQLYFGNNGYFATLEPTQDNRLMFAKESFWWNVNGEHEIGRGHFETKAFTGTGTGIDEYVLSAMQQWRVYHFHDTSDTAYIKQPQGINDNAYLRPDARNLASFLYLLRDSYPASYQRIVKTIRLVAPFFGDFYLRPSPKNKEVIELEWFERGQDIPFKAHLLSDGTLRFMCLATVFLQPEDLQPQTILVDEPELGLHPYAITVLASLIRTASKQVIVSTQSVELLNEFESSDVIVVDRDEGKSYLHRLNQQELEAWLEDYSLGELWRKNILGGRPAR from the coding sequence ATGACAGAAACGAACCGTGATCAACAACTGTCGAGAATAGTTTTAAAAGGCTTCAAGTCTATCGCCAAGTGTGACCTTGAACTCTCCAGAGTGAACATTTTAATTGGTGCTAATGGGGCGGGAAAATCCAATTTTATCGGCTTCTTCCGCATGGTTGGGCAATTACTGGAGGAAAACCTGCAAGTTTTTGTGAGTCGCCAAGGCAGCCCTGATGCCATACTGCATTTTGGACGCAAAACAACTGAACAATTAGAGTTTCAGTTATACTTTGGCAATAATGGATACTTCGCTACCCTTGAACCAACCCAGGATAATCGCTTGATGTTCGCCAAGGAATCTTTCTGGTGGAACGTGAATGGTGAGCATGAAATAGGTAGGGGTCATTTCGAGACCAAGGCTTTCACCGGCACAGGTACGGGAATTGATGAGTACGTTTTGTCTGCCATGCAGCAGTGGCGAGTTTATCATTTTCATGACACGAGTGATACTGCTTACATAAAACAGCCGCAGGGTATCAATGACAACGCTTATCTGCGTCCTGATGCCCGCAACCTTGCATCCTTTCTGTATTTGTTGCGTGACAGCTACCCAGCCTCCTATCAAAGAATTGTCAAAACTATTCGACTTGTTGCTCCGTTTTTTGGAGACTTTTACCTGCGTCCGTCTCCAAAAAACAAGGAGGTTATTGAGTTGGAATGGTTCGAGCGGGGCCAGGACATTCCATTTAAGGCACACCTGCTTTCGGATGGCACACTGCGTTTTATGTGTCTAGCCACGGTTTTTTTACAACCTGAAGACCTCCAGCCCCAAACAATTCTAGTTGATGAGCCAGAATTAGGTCTTCATCCCTATGCTATTACGGTACTGGCTTCGTTGATCCGTACTGCCTCCAAACAGGTGATTGTTTCTACTCAGTCCGTCGAATTGCTCAATGAATTTGAGTCCAGCGATGTGATTGTTGTAGACCGCGATGAAGGAAAGTCTTACCTTCACAGGCTGAATCAGCAGGAGTTGGAAGCATGGCTGGAAGACTATAGCTTGGGTGAGCTTTGGCGGAAGAACATCCTGGGCGGGAGACCAGCACGATGA
- a CDS encoding DUF4276 family protein — protein MMRINVFVEGQTEETFVRELLYGYFLEKNIYLNPILVKTSSTGKGGVVSYAKIKPQLNRKCLEDKTAIVTTMFDMYALPNDFPGSNSIPQTSDPFQKAEHLEREMSKDIGHKNFIPNLLVHEFEGLLYSQPQAFALWFDESVVNILQAERNAFPSPEHINDHPQKAPSKRIRNCCNGYDKALHGSLLAIDIGLDTIRQECQHFHQWLLRLENIVPS, from the coding sequence ATGATGCGGATTAATGTTTTCGTGGAAGGGCAAACTGAAGAAACTTTTGTCAGGGAACTGCTCTATGGGTATTTTCTGGAAAAAAATATTTATCTGAATCCGATTCTCGTCAAAACCAGTTCCACAGGTAAGGGCGGGGTGGTAAGTTATGCCAAAATCAAGCCGCAATTAAATCGCAAGTGTCTGGAAGATAAAACTGCGATCGTCACTACCATGTTTGATATGTACGCCTTGCCTAATGATTTCCCAGGAAGTAATTCCATACCCCAAACTAGCGACCCATTCCAGAAGGCTGAACATTTGGAACGGGAGATGTCCAAGGATATTGGTCACAAGAATTTTATCCCGAATTTGCTGGTACATGAATTTGAAGGGTTGCTGTACAGTCAGCCACAAGCGTTTGCCCTGTGGTTCGATGAAAGTGTGGTGAATATTTTGCAAGCCGAGCGTAACGCCTTTCCTTCTCCTGAGCATATTAATGATCATCCACAGAAAGCACCATCAAAACGAATTCGTAATTGTTGCAATGGCTACGACAAAGCACTACATGGTTCACTGCTGGCGATTGATATCGGGCTGGATACAATACGTCAGGAATGTCAGCATTTTCACCAGTGGTTGTTGCGTCTGGAAAATATAGTTCCAAGTTGA